The Amycolatopsis sp. DG1A-15b genome window below encodes:
- the alaS gene encoding alanine--tRNA ligase, whose translation MDTHEITDRFLRHFEGRGHTRVPSAPLILDDPNLLFVNAGMVQFKPYFLGEAPPPYPRATSVQKCVRTPDIDEVGKTTRHNTFFQMAGNFSFGDYFKEGAIEAAWELITKPQADGGFGLDPDRIWATVYNDDSEAAGLWRKLTGLPGERIQARDGKDNYWDMGVPGPGGPCSEIYYDRGPAYGREGGPVADEDRYIEIWNLVFMQDVRGDLSPKLGHKPIGELPKKNIDTGMGVERVATILQGVENVYETDLVRPVIGRAEEFSGRRYGANHADDVRFRVIADHARTGVMLIGDGVTPGNDGRGYVLRRLLRRIIRSTRLLGVQDPVLQEFAKVVRDTMGPTYPELVTGFDRINEVVRIEEEAFLSTLTSGSRIFDMAAEETKRGGGDVLAGDKAFQLHDTYGFPIDLTLEMAAEQGLTVDEDGFRTLMNEQRTRAKADAASRKTGHGDLSEYRKVLEQHGETEFLGYTDLQAEAKVVALLEDGQPVRSVSAGKKAELVLDRTPFYAESGGQVADTGVLLGDGVELKVLDVQKIVPGLFVHRVEVVDGEIGLDSKVTGSVDGHRRLSIERSHSATHLVHAAVRGAYGKRAAQAGSLNSPGRMRFDFTTPGSVSADVLTEVEQEVNDYLQTNVEVQSFTTTKDKALELGAVALFGEKYGNDVRVVDMGDYSRELCGGTHVDRIGQLGLVKLVSDASIGSGVHRVEALVGTDALKYVRKEQLLVSQLANTFKVPSDQLPGRIDDVLTRLKNAEKEIAQLKTQQVLGSAGSLVDKAQEINGVTVVAEVVPDVDGNGLRALASDIRGRLGARPGVVALFSPAGEKLSFVVATTKAAQDKGIAAGKLVPSFAEKIGGRGGGKPDMAQGGGTNPAGAAEAVTALRSAIAGIG comes from the coding sequence GTGGACACACACGAAATCACCGACCGCTTCCTGCGCCATTTCGAGGGCAGGGGCCACACGCGCGTGCCCAGCGCGCCGCTGATCCTCGACGACCCGAACCTGCTGTTCGTCAACGCCGGCATGGTGCAGTTCAAGCCGTACTTCCTCGGTGAGGCGCCGCCGCCGTACCCGCGCGCGACCTCCGTGCAGAAGTGCGTGCGCACGCCGGACATCGACGAGGTCGGCAAGACCACCCGGCACAACACGTTCTTCCAGATGGCCGGCAACTTTTCGTTCGGCGACTACTTCAAGGAAGGCGCCATCGAGGCCGCCTGGGAGCTGATCACCAAGCCCCAGGCCGACGGCGGCTTCGGCCTCGACCCGGACCGCATCTGGGCGACGGTCTACAACGACGACTCCGAAGCGGCCGGGCTGTGGCGCAAGCTCACCGGCCTGCCCGGCGAGCGCATCCAGGCCCGCGACGGCAAGGACAACTACTGGGACATGGGCGTGCCCGGTCCCGGCGGCCCGTGCTCGGAGATCTACTACGACCGCGGCCCGGCGTACGGCCGCGAGGGCGGCCCGGTCGCCGACGAGGACCGCTACATCGAGATCTGGAACCTCGTCTTCATGCAGGACGTCCGCGGCGACCTGAGCCCCAAGCTCGGGCACAAGCCGATCGGGGAACTGCCGAAGAAGAACATCGACACCGGCATGGGCGTCGAGCGCGTCGCGACGATCCTGCAGGGCGTCGAGAACGTCTACGAGACCGACCTCGTGCGCCCGGTCATCGGCCGCGCGGAGGAGTTCTCGGGCCGCCGCTACGGCGCGAACCACGCCGACGACGTCCGCTTCCGCGTCATCGCCGACCACGCCCGCACCGGCGTCATGCTGATCGGCGACGGCGTCACCCCGGGCAACGACGGCCGCGGCTACGTGCTGCGCCGCCTGCTGCGCCGGATCATCCGCTCCACGCGGCTGCTGGGCGTGCAGGACCCGGTGCTGCAGGAGTTCGCGAAGGTCGTCCGCGACACGATGGGCCCGACCTACCCCGAGCTCGTCACCGGCTTCGACCGGATCAACGAGGTCGTCCGGATCGAGGAGGAGGCGTTCCTCTCGACCCTGACGAGCGGTTCGCGCATCTTCGACATGGCGGCGGAGGAGACCAAGCGCGGCGGCGGCGACGTGCTGGCCGGCGACAAGGCGTTCCAGCTGCACGACACCTACGGCTTCCCGATCGACCTGACCCTCGAGATGGCGGCCGAGCAGGGCCTGACCGTCGACGAGGACGGCTTCCGCACGCTCATGAACGAGCAGCGGACCCGCGCGAAGGCGGACGCGGCGTCGCGCAAGACCGGCCACGGCGACCTTTCGGAGTACCGGAAGGTCCTGGAGCAGCACGGCGAGACCGAGTTCCTCGGCTACACCGACCTGCAGGCCGAGGCCAAGGTCGTCGCGCTGCTCGAAGACGGGCAGCCGGTCCGCAGCGTCTCCGCGGGCAAGAAGGCGGAGCTGGTCCTCGACCGCACGCCGTTCTACGCCGAGAGCGGTGGCCAGGTCGCCGACACCGGCGTGCTGCTCGGCGACGGCGTCGAGCTGAAGGTCCTGGACGTCCAGAAGATCGTGCCGGGCCTGTTCGTGCACCGCGTCGAGGTCGTCGACGGCGAGATCGGCCTGGACTCCAAGGTCACCGGCTCGGTCGACGGCCACCGACGGCTGTCCATCGAGCGCTCGCACTCCGCGACGCACCTGGTGCACGCGGCCGTCCGCGGCGCGTACGGCAAGCGCGCGGCGCAGGCGGGTTCGCTGAACTCGCCGGGCCGCATGCGGTTCGACTTCACCACGCCGGGCTCGGTGTCGGCGGACGTGCTGACCGAGGTCGAGCAGGAGGTCAACGACTACCTGCAGACCAACGTCGAGGTGCAGAGCTTCACCACGACCAAGGACAAGGCGCTCGAACTGGGCGCGGTCGCGCTGTTCGGCGAGAAGTACGGCAACGACGTCCGCGTGGTCGACATGGGCGACTACTCCCGCGAGCTCTGCGGTGGCACCCACGTCGACCGGATCGGCCAGCTCGGCCTGGTCAAGCTCGTCTCCGACGCCTCCATCGGCTCGGGCGTGCACCGCGTCGAGGCGCTCGTCGGCACCGACGCGCTCAAGTACGTCCGCAAGGAGCAGCTGCTGGTCTCGCAGCTGGCGAACACCTTCAAGGTGCCGTCGGACCAGCTGCCCGGCCGCATCGACGACGTCCTGACCCGGCTGAAGAACGCCGAGAAGGAGATCGCCCAGCTGAAGACCCAGCAGGTGCTGGGCTCGGCCGGCTCGCTGGTCGACAAGGCGCAGGAGATCAACGGCGTCACGGTCGTCGCCGAGGTCGTCCCGGACGTCGACGGCAACGGCCTGCGCGCGCTCGCCTCCGACATCCGCGGCCGGCTCGGCGCGCGGCCCGGCGTGGTGGCGCTGTTCTCCCCGGCCGGCGAGAAGCTGAGCTTCGTCGTCGCGACGACGAAGGCGGCGCAGGACAAGGGCATCGCGGCGGGCAAGCTCGTGCCGTCGTTCGCCGAGAAGATCGGCGGGCGCGGCGGCGGGAAGCCCGACATGGCCCAGGGCGGCGGCACCAACCCGGCCGGTGCGGCCGAGGCGGTCACCGCCCTCCGTTCGGCGATCGCCGGCATTGGTTAA
- the ruvX gene encoding Holliday junction resolvase RuvX: MDVGSVRVGVALSDPAPVLASPLVTLSRDATDDSDLDQLAALVTEHEVVEVIVGLPRTLANRQGPAAELAIAYSERLAGRIAPVPVRLGDERLTTVTASRILSQRGVKGRKQRAVVDQAAAVEILQAWIDAVAAHRAREGDR; the protein is encoded by the coding sequence GTGGATGTCGGATCCGTCCGGGTCGGGGTGGCGCTGAGCGATCCGGCCCCCGTGCTGGCGTCGCCATTGGTTACCCTCTCCCGCGATGCGACCGACGACAGTGATCTGGACCAGCTGGCCGCCCTCGTCACCGAGCACGAGGTGGTCGAGGTGATCGTGGGCCTGCCGCGAACGCTCGCCAACCGGCAGGGTCCGGCGGCCGAGCTGGCCATCGCGTATTCTGAACGCCTGGCCGGGCGGATAGCGCCCGTGCCGGTCCGGCTGGGTGACGAGCGGCTGACCACGGTCACCGCATCCCGCATCCTCTCCCAGCGCGGGGTCAAAGGCCGCAAACAGCGTGCGGTGGTCGACCAGGCCGCCGCCGTCGAGATCCTGCAGGCCTGGATCGACGCCGTCGCTGCGCACCGCGCCCGGGAGGGAGACCGATGA
- a CDS encoding DUF948 domain-containing protein, with the protein MSAGQIAALIAAGAFVVLVVLLAIPLIKLGKTLDAATEAIERTNSNTDPLLIGANQTITHVNAQLERVDGITSNAQAVTGNVSALASVFTATLGGPLVKTAALSYGLSKAIKARKKKSALKAAKKAAK; encoded by the coding sequence GTGTCGGCAGGGCAGATCGCCGCGTTGATCGCCGCAGGAGCATTCGTGGTGCTGGTCGTCCTGCTGGCGATCCCGCTGATCAAGCTCGGCAAGACGCTGGACGCGGCCACCGAGGCGATCGAGCGCACCAACAGCAACACCGACCCGCTGCTGATCGGCGCGAACCAGACGATCACGCACGTCAACGCCCAGCTGGAGCGGGTCGACGGCATCACGTCGAACGCGCAGGCCGTGACCGGGAACGTCTCCGCGCTGGCGTCGGTGTTCACCGCGACCCTGGGCGGCCCGCTGGTCAAGACCGCGGCGCTGTCCTACGGGCTCAGCAAGGCGATCAAGGCGCGCAAGAAGAAGAGCGCGCTGAAGGCCGCGAAGAAGGCCGCGAAGTGA
- a CDS encoding shikimate dehydrogenase, whose amino-acid sequence MSSEVRKAAVLGKPVAHSLSPVLHGAAFAALGLTGWTYERIETSAEELPGLVERLGPEWTGFSVTMPGKRAALDHADEVTPRAAAVGAANTLVRTARGWLADCTDVEGVTGALRAAGGYEPAPADTAVVLGAGGTAAAAVVGLAALGVRQVRLVVREPARAGETLDAAKRAALDVDVLRWAETDFAALGSAAVLVNTVPPDAVAAHVADLAAVKHVLDVIYHPWPTPLAEAVAARGGRLATGLDMLLHQAFGQAEHFTGRPAPRAAMRDALRAATGNLLPLPIE is encoded by the coding sequence GTGTCATCTGAGGTCCGGAAGGCCGCGGTGCTGGGCAAGCCGGTGGCGCACTCGCTGTCCCCGGTGCTGCACGGCGCCGCGTTCGCCGCGCTCGGCCTGACCGGCTGGACCTACGAGCGGATCGAGACGAGCGCCGAGGAACTCCCGGGCCTGGTCGAACGCCTCGGCCCGGAGTGGACCGGGTTTTCGGTCACCATGCCGGGCAAGCGCGCGGCCCTGGACCACGCGGACGAGGTGACGCCGCGTGCGGCCGCCGTCGGCGCGGCCAACACGCTGGTCCGCACCGCGCGGGGCTGGCTCGCCGACTGCACCGACGTCGAAGGTGTCACCGGCGCGCTGCGCGCCGCGGGCGGCTACGAGCCGGCCCCCGCGGACACCGCGGTCGTGCTCGGCGCGGGCGGAACGGCGGCGGCGGCGGTCGTCGGGCTCGCCGCCCTCGGGGTCCGGCAGGTGCGGCTGGTCGTGCGCGAACCCGCCCGGGCCGGCGAAACGCTCGATGCGGCGAAGCGGGCCGCGCTCGACGTCGACGTCCTGCGCTGGGCCGAGACGGACTTCGCGGCCTTGGGGTCCGCCGCGGTGCTGGTGAACACGGTCCCGCCGGACGCGGTCGCCGCGCACGTCGCCGACCTCGCCGCGGTCAAGCACGTCCTCGACGTCATCTACCACCCGTGGCCGACACCGCTCGCCGAAGCGGTCGCGGCGCGCGGGGGCCGGCTGGCGACGGGGCTGGACATGCTGCTGCACCAGGCATTCGGCCAGGCCGAGCACTTCACCGGCCGTCCGGCCCCGCGGGCGGCGATGCGGGACGCGCTGCGCGCGGCGACGGGCAACCTGTTGCCGCTGCCGATCGAATAA
- a CDS encoding TetR/AcrR family transcriptional regulator, whose amino-acid sequence MSHPNRERADRILDAAGELLLRMGYRKVAIDDIARAVGIGKGTVYLHWRTKELVFQALMMRESADLTDELLTAIKADPAMILPHRMIPGSFLITHRRPLVMAILRGNAEILGSLGDVALKKQQDELGVRFEEVMIRHGLIRADVPHLNYALHAATLGFYMGDTLSAEFEGIPLQEKADVLAHLIRTAFEPPGEPDPAVVAAVAAELSSALEELISGYRHGIYAHDPAKAPG is encoded by the coding sequence ATGAGCCATCCCAACCGCGAGCGTGCCGACCGGATCCTGGACGCGGCGGGCGAGCTGCTGCTGCGCATGGGCTACCGCAAGGTGGCGATCGACGACATCGCGCGCGCGGTGGGCATCGGCAAGGGCACCGTGTACCTGCACTGGCGGACCAAAGAGCTGGTGTTCCAGGCGCTGATGATGCGGGAGTCGGCCGATCTGACCGACGAGCTGCTGACCGCGATCAAGGCCGACCCGGCGATGATCCTGCCCCACCGGATGATCCCGGGGTCGTTCCTCATCACCCATCGCCGTCCGCTGGTGATGGCCATCCTGCGCGGCAACGCCGAGATCCTCGGCTCGCTCGGCGACGTCGCCCTGAAGAAGCAGCAGGACGAGCTGGGCGTGCGGTTCGAGGAGGTGATGATCCGGCACGGGCTGATCCGCGCGGACGTCCCCCACCTGAACTACGCGCTCCACGCCGCGACGCTCGGCTTCTACATGGGCGACACGCTTTCGGCCGAGTTCGAGGGCATTCCCCTGCAGGAGAAGGCGGACGTGCTCGCCCACCTGATCCGCACCGCGTTCGAACCGCCGGGGGAGCCCGATCCGGCCGTGGTCGCGGCGGTGGCGGCGGAACTGAGTTCGGCGCTCGAGGAGCTCATCTCGGGCTATCGGCACGGGATCTACGCACACGATCCCGCCAAGGCACCCGGCTGA
- a CDS encoding replication-associated recombination protein A yields MAQDELFTVNTDIAPPPERTESNAAEPQADPASSPLAVRMRPRSLGEVVGQQHLLREGAPLRRLVEGAAPASVLLYGPPGTGKTTLANLVSIATGRRFVAMSALSAGVKEVRGVIEEARRRRQYNAENTVLFIDEVHRFSKTQQDALLGAVEDRTVLLVAATTENPSFSVVSPLLSRSLVLQLRPLTDADITELIERALADERGLGGELTLTEDARAHLVRLAGGDARRALTALEAAADAASATEAKTIDLAIVESTVDKAAVRYDRDGDQHYDVISAFIKSIRGSDVDAALHYLARMIEAGEDPRFLARRLVVHASEDIGMADPTALQAAVAAAHAVQFIGMPEGRLALAQATVHLATAPKSNSVIKGIDAALADVRAGLAGTVPPHLRDGHYAGAKKLGNAQGYRYPHNVPEGVLAQQYPPDELVGRDYYEPTERGAERTLADRVPKLRRTIRGDR; encoded by the coding sequence GTGGCACAGGACGAGCTCTTCACCGTGAACACCGACATCGCGCCTCCGCCGGAGCGCACGGAGTCGAACGCGGCCGAACCGCAGGCGGATCCGGCGAGCTCGCCCCTGGCCGTGCGGATGCGGCCGCGCTCGCTCGGCGAGGTCGTCGGCCAGCAGCACCTGCTGCGCGAGGGGGCCCCGCTGCGGCGGCTGGTGGAGGGCGCCGCGCCGGCGTCGGTGCTGCTCTACGGCCCGCCCGGCACGGGCAAGACGACGCTGGCCAACCTGGTTTCGATCGCCACCGGCCGCCGGTTCGTCGCGATGTCCGCGCTTTCGGCCGGCGTCAAGGAAGTCCGCGGCGTGATCGAGGAGGCCCGGCGGCGGCGCCAGTACAACGCCGAGAACACCGTGCTGTTCATCGACGAGGTGCACCGGTTCTCCAAGACCCAGCAGGACGCGCTGCTCGGCGCGGTCGAGGACCGCACGGTGCTGCTGGTCGCGGCGACGACCGAGAACCCGTCCTTCTCGGTCGTGTCCCCGCTGCTGTCGCGGTCGCTGGTGCTGCAGCTGCGCCCGCTGACCGACGCGGACATCACGGAGCTGATCGAGCGCGCGCTCGCCGACGAGCGCGGTCTCGGCGGCGAGCTGACGCTGACCGAGGACGCGCGCGCCCACCTCGTCCGGCTCGCGGGCGGGGACGCCCGCCGGGCGCTCACCGCCCTCGAAGCGGCGGCGGACGCGGCGTCGGCCACCGAGGCCAAGACGATCGACCTGGCCATCGTCGAGTCCACAGTGGACAAGGCGGCGGTGCGCTACGACCGCGACGGCGACCAGCACTACGACGTGATCAGCGCGTTCATCAAGTCGATCCGCGGGTCCGATGTGGACGCCGCGCTGCACTACCTGGCCCGGATGATCGAAGCGGGGGAGGATCCGCGGTTCCTCGCGCGGCGCCTGGTCGTGCACGCCAGCGAGGACATCGGGATGGCCGATCCGACGGCCCTGCAGGCGGCGGTCGCGGCCGCGCACGCGGTCCAGTTCATCGGCATGCCGGAGGGCAGGCTGGCGCTGGCGCAGGCCACCGTGCACCTGGCGACGGCGCCGAAGTCGAACTCGGTGATCAAGGGCATCGACGCCGCGCTGGCGGACGTCCGCGCGGGGCTGGCCGGCACGGTGCCGCCCCACCTGCGCGACGGGCACTACGCGGGGGCGAAGAAGCTGGGCAACGCCCAGGGCTACCGGTACCCGCACAACGTGCCGGAGGGCGTGCTGGCGCAGCAGTACCCGCCGGACGAGCTGGTCGGCCGCGACTACTACGAGCCCACCGAGCGCGGCGCCGAGCGGACGCTCGCCGATCGCGTCCCCAAGCTGCGCCGGACGATCCGCGGCGACCGGTGA
- the mltG gene encoding endolytic transglycosylase MltG — protein MNEQPPEPPRGRRRLREPEAATPPPSRPAPRRADPRAAEARRTPSGQHELPPRRGQAPSGEYDLPQPSRRTRREEPPGYDPRRGAPQPGRRRLEPPATLTPADAELDPQERRAAPARAAHARHGLDEGSEIEQPAPRRRRGAPEPDEGPEIEQPAPRRRRGAPKPDEGSEIEQPAPRRRRAGPEPDEAEDGPPRRRAVPQRIEPAPARRRRADPDAAEPPPGRRGPAPEPAEAAGPPVRRRATPDAAEAVDPRRRRAALDPDADPRREPPVRRAVQPGDRSAGVPEPGAEPRRRPPAPPAREEPVTDVLPALAPLPPAEPPRTPPEEPGLLAEDDEYADYDEYDDYDESEYDEEYDDYDEEPRKPRKKGKRALGWVAAIAVIALLAGGAWYGFNRFFGYDDFDGAGTDDVVFQVDDGDTTSAIGAKLTTAGVVASTKAFVKAGEGNPKLARVQHGFYVMKSHMSGASAVDRITDAAARVGQLEIRPYTQFDDITQPDGKVTPGVYSLMAKASCAQLNGKSTCVSADDLRKAVDAADLKQLGVPDWAIEPANKADRKDRRLEGLIAPGLYDVKPGSTAQEMLGQLVHTSAEAIQNAGLSPQATGPGMTPYQTLIIASIIEREAVKADFGKLSRTIYNRLKINMRLQMDSTVNYVLDRPTLLTDEADRAKSGAYNTYRNTGLPPTPIAVPSSDAIKAAVKPPDGEWLFFVKCEKNGLSCFAVSNDEHNRNRDLAKARGVI, from the coding sequence ATGAACGAGCAGCCACCTGAGCCCCCACGCGGGCGCCGGCGCCTGCGCGAGCCGGAAGCGGCCACCCCGCCGCCGTCCCGGCCCGCGCCGCGCCGCGCCGACCCGCGGGCCGCGGAAGCGCGCCGCACGCCGAGCGGGCAGCACGAGCTGCCGCCCCGCCGCGGGCAGGCACCCAGCGGCGAATACGACCTGCCCCAGCCTTCGCGCCGGACCCGGCGGGAAGAGCCGCCGGGCTACGACCCGCGCCGCGGCGCGCCGCAGCCCGGCCGTCGCCGACTCGAGCCGCCGGCCACGCTGACCCCGGCCGACGCCGAACTCGACCCCCAGGAGCGGCGGGCCGCCCCGGCCCGCGCCGCCCACGCCCGGCACGGCCTCGACGAGGGCTCCGAGATCGAGCAGCCCGCTCCGCGCCGGCGTCGTGGGGCTCCCGAGCCCGATGAGGGCCCGGAGATAGAGCAGCCCGCTCCGCGCCGGCGTCGTGGGGCTCCCAAGCCCGATGAGGGCTCCGAGATCGAGCAGCCCGCCCCGCGTCGGCGTCGCGCGGGTCCCGAGCCCGACGAGGCCGAGGACGGGCCGCCCCGGCGTCGCGCCGTGCCCCAGCGGATCGAGCCGGCGCCCGCACGGCGGCGGCGCGCCGATCCCGACGCGGCCGAGCCCCCGCCGGGCCGGCGTGGCCCGGCACCCGAGCCGGCGGAGGCCGCCGGTCCGCCGGTCCGCCGCCGGGCCACTCCCGACGCGGCCGAGGCCGTCGATCCGCGGCGGCGCCGCGCGGCGCTCGATCCCGATGCCGACCCGCGTCGCGAACCGCCCGTGCGACGGGCCGTCCAGCCGGGTGACCGCTCCGCAGGCGTGCCCGAGCCCGGCGCCGAGCCGCGCCGCCGCCCGCCGGCGCCGCCGGCCCGCGAAGAGCCGGTGACCGACGTCCTGCCCGCGCTGGCCCCGCTGCCCCCGGCCGAACCGCCGAGGACGCCACCGGAGGAGCCCGGCCTCCTCGCCGAGGACGACGAGTACGCGGACTACGACGAGTACGACGACTACGACGAGTCGGAGTACGACGAGGAGTACGACGACTACGACGAAGAGCCGCGAAAGCCGCGGAAGAAGGGCAAGCGCGCCCTCGGCTGGGTCGCCGCGATCGCGGTGATCGCCCTGCTCGCCGGCGGCGCCTGGTACGGCTTCAACAGGTTCTTCGGCTACGACGACTTCGACGGTGCCGGCACCGACGATGTGGTGTTCCAGGTCGACGACGGCGACACGACGTCGGCGATCGGCGCGAAGCTCACCACCGCGGGCGTTGTCGCCAGCACCAAGGCCTTCGTCAAGGCGGGCGAGGGCAACCCGAAGCTCGCCCGGGTCCAGCACGGCTTCTACGTGATGAAGTCGCACATGTCCGGGGCCAGCGCGGTCGACCGGATCACCGACGCGGCCGCCCGCGTCGGCCAGCTGGAGATCCGGCCGTACACGCAGTTCGACGACATCACCCAGCCCGATGGCAAGGTCACACCCGGCGTGTACAGCCTGATGGCGAAGGCGTCGTGCGCCCAGCTCAACGGCAAGAGCACCTGCGTCTCGGCGGACGACCTGCGCAAGGCCGTCGACGCGGCGGACCTGAAGCAGCTCGGCGTGCCGGACTGGGCGATCGAGCCCGCGAACAAGGCCGACCGCAAGGACCGCAGGCTGGAGGGCCTGATCGCGCCGGGGCTCTACGACGTCAAGCCCGGATCGACCGCGCAGGAGATGCTCGGGCAGCTGGTGCACACCTCGGCCGAGGCGATCCAGAACGCCGGGCTCAGCCCGCAGGCGACCGGCCCCGGGATGACGCCGTACCAGACGCTGATCATCGCCTCGATCATCGAACGCGAGGCGGTGAAGGCCGACTTCGGCAAGCTCTCGCGGACCATCTACAACCGGCTGAAGATCAACATGCGGCTGCAGATGGACTCCACGGTCAACTACGTGCTGGACCGGCCGACGCTGCTGACGGACGAAGCCGACCGGGCGAAATCCGGCGCCTACAACACCTACCGGAACACCGGGCTGCCGCCGACGCCCATCGCGGTGCCGAGTTCGGACGCGATCAAGGCCGCGGTGAAGCCGCCGGACGGCGAATGGCTGTTCTTCGTCAAGTGCGAGAAGAACGGCTTGTCCTGCTTCGCCGTCAGCAACGACGAGCACAACCGCAACCGGGACCTGGCCAAGGCCCGCGGTGTCATCTGA
- a CDS encoding VOC family protein — protein MPATLQCIVLDCPEPLVLARFYQALLGGEVDRPDPRWRVDEDWSTLHVDGMVLGFQRAPDHRPPSWPDPSFPQQFHLDFEVDDFRESHHVVLANGGRLLDPDLGGRGWRVYADPAGHPFCLLGDY, from the coding sequence GTGCCCGCGACGCTGCAGTGCATCGTCCTGGACTGTCCGGAGCCGCTCGTGCTCGCCCGCTTCTACCAGGCCCTGCTCGGCGGGGAGGTCGATCGCCCCGACCCGCGGTGGCGCGTGGACGAGGACTGGTCGACCCTGCACGTGGACGGCATGGTCCTGGGCTTCCAGCGGGCGCCGGACCACCGGCCGCCGAGCTGGCCCGACCCGTCCTTCCCGCAGCAGTTCCACCTCGACTTCGAGGTCGACGACTTCCGCGAGTCGCACCACGTGGTCCTCGCCAACGGCGGCCGGCTGCTCGACCCCGACCTCGGCGGCCGGGGCTGGCGCGTCTACGCCGATCCGGCGGGCCACCCGTTCTGCCTCCTGGGTGACTACTGA
- a CDS encoding NAD(P)-dependent oxidoreductase: MTVAFLGTGIMGAPMAANIAKAGLEVRVWNRTREKAEPLSDLATVADSAASAAEGADTLVTMLADGPAVAEAFEAASPASGTLWLQMSTVGLDWTDRLAELAEKAGVVFVDAPVLGTRQPAEQAQLQVLASGPEEARPKATPVFDAVAVKTQWLGPAGRGSRLKLVLNAWVLALTNATAESLGLARALDLDPALFLETIKGGGLDVGYAHVKGGAMLSGEYPPSFPAGLAAKDARLVVEAAAEAVDVAGAKAVLAHLEAAVEAGHGDEDMAALYRAVVKER; the protein is encoded by the coding sequence ATGACTGTCGCGTTTCTCGGAACCGGGATCATGGGCGCCCCGATGGCGGCCAACATCGCCAAGGCGGGCCTCGAGGTCCGGGTCTGGAACCGGACCCGGGAAAAGGCCGAGCCGCTCTCCGACCTCGCCACGGTCGCCGATTCGGCGGCGTCGGCGGCCGAAGGCGCGGACACCCTGGTGACGATGCTCGCCGACGGCCCTGCCGTCGCTGAGGCGTTCGAAGCCGCTTCGCCTGCTTCGGGAACGTTGTGGCTGCAGATGAGCACGGTCGGCCTCGACTGGACCGACCGGCTCGCCGAGCTGGCGGAGAAGGCGGGCGTGGTGTTCGTGGACGCGCCGGTGCTCGGCACCCGGCAGCCCGCGGAGCAGGCGCAGCTGCAGGTGCTGGCGTCCGGGCCGGAGGAGGCCCGGCCCAAGGCCACCCCGGTGTTCGACGCGGTCGCCGTGAAGACGCAGTGGCTCGGGCCGGCGGGCCGGGGAAGCCGCCTGAAGCTGGTGCTGAACGCCTGGGTGCTGGCGCTGACCAACGCGACGGCCGAAAGCCTCGGCCTCGCCCGCGCGCTGGACCTGGACCCGGCCCTGTTCCTGGAGACGATCAAGGGCGGCGGCCTCGACGTCGGCTACGCGCACGTGAAGGGCGGCGCGATGCTCTCGGGCGAGTACCCGCCGTCCTTCCCCGCGGGCCTGGCGGCGAAGGACGCCCGCCTGGTGGTGGAGGCGGCGGCCGAAGCCGTCGACGTGGCGGGCGCGAAGGCGGTGCTGGCCCACCTGGAGGCGGCGGTGGAAGCCGGCCACGGCGACGAGGACATGGCGGCGCTGTACCGCGCGGTGGTGAAGGAGCGTTAG